The following coding sequences are from one Novosphingobium sp. Gsoil 351 window:
- a CDS encoding nuclear transport factor 2 family protein, whose protein sequence is MSMDRFPVGQEMDVAYPNFALSLTLLSGTQLRFEIKEGPFARSEIVDIFVVPLGNSIFAVSWQEADGATVTNVQDYDRGLIHSFATLPGGQFLRMTGAFTITRRADQVSDDRPERNKALVMEAMTSLFQRRDVTAVESLYAPDYIQHNPDIPQGRDALRTLVAGLSEEVHYEPGLIVAEGDLVAIHGRIHGWGDAPQVVVDFFRVEGGMLAEHWDVLQNEVPVTAASGGIPMFDAHEGVKASDRLRAVGTA, encoded by the coding sequence ATGTCGATGGATCGCTTCCCCGTCGGACAAGAAATGGATGTCGCCTACCCGAACTTCGCCCTGAGCTTGACGCTGCTATCGGGTACCCAGTTAAGGTTCGAGATCAAGGAAGGACCGTTCGCCCGAAGCGAGATCGTCGACATCTTCGTCGTCCCCCTCGGCAACAGCATCTTCGCTGTGAGCTGGCAGGAGGCGGATGGCGCGACCGTGACCAACGTCCAGGACTATGATCGTGGCCTAATCCACTCTTTTGCGACGCTGCCTGGTGGCCAGTTTCTGCGGATGACGGGTGCGTTCACGATCACTCGGCGCGCCGATCAGGTCTCTGACGATCGACCGGAGCGAAACAAAGCGCTGGTGATGGAGGCGATGACTTCGCTGTTTCAGCGTCGTGACGTGACCGCCGTCGAGAGTCTATACGCTCCCGATTACATCCAGCACAATCCGGACATCCCGCAAGGCCGGGACGCCTTGCGCACGCTGGTCGCCGGCCTGTCGGAGGAAGTCCATTACGAGCCTGGTCTGATCGTCGCCGAAGGCGATCTGGTCGCCATTCACGGCCGCATCCATGGCTGGGGCGACGCGCCTCAGGTGGTGGTCGATTTTTTCCGGGTCGAGGGCGGCATGCTCGCCGAGCATTGGGACGTCTTGCAGAACGAAGTCCCGGTCACGGCAGCTTCGGGTGGCATCCCGATGTTCGATGCCCATGAAGGGGTCAAGGCCTCGGATCGCCTGCGCGCCGTTGGGACTGCATGA
- a CDS encoding hydrolase, with protein MRNNGLNALLRPEDSVLVLIDHQPYQLTNLNSHDPQMAVNNAVGLAKAAKVFGVPTILTSVLEERGGFIFPQITDVFPDQEVIDRTLINTWQDPKVVDAVKATGRKQLIMAGLWTEVCVAMPAIQALGEGWDVTVITDASGGISVEAHEVAIQRMIAAGANVMTWLALAAEWQRDWARLDTAGPLTDVMKHHAAGSGIAFLWEQQLLNTPVLSAAA; from the coding sequence ATGCGCAACAATGGTCTCAATGCTCTGCTTCGCCCCGAAGACAGCGTGCTCGTGCTGATCGATCATCAGCCGTACCAGCTCACCAACCTCAACAGCCATGATCCGCAGATGGCGGTAAACAACGCGGTCGGCTTAGCGAAGGCCGCCAAGGTTTTCGGCGTGCCAACGATCCTGACGAGCGTCCTCGAAGAACGGGGCGGTTTCATCTTCCCCCAGATTACCGATGTATTCCCTGATCAGGAGGTGATCGACCGCACGCTCATCAACACCTGGCAGGATCCAAAGGTCGTCGATGCCGTCAAGGCAACGGGTCGCAAGCAGCTGATCATGGCGGGCCTGTGGACCGAGGTCTGCGTCGCCATGCCGGCTATTCAGGCACTCGGCGAAGGCTGGGACGTGACCGTGATCACCGATGCTTCGGGCGGCATCTCGGTCGAGGCGCACGAGGTTGCGATCCAGCGCATGATCGCCGCAGGAGCGAACGTGATGACCTGGCTCGCACTCGCGGCGGAGTGGCAGCGTGACTGGGCCCGGCTGGACACGGCTGGTCCGCTGACCGACGTGATGAAACACCACGCCGCGGGCAGCGGCATCGCCTTCCTCTGGGAGCAGCAGCTGCTCAATACGCCAGTCCTGAGCGCGGCAGCTTGA
- a CDS encoding nuclear transport factor 2 family protein, translating into MQANLASVFNERDARKRIEAIGELYAEDAVLYEPPDTAVEGHAAISEAVARLLAKLPADFAFTATGPAMGHHGIGRLRWQAGPPNGPVAVSGMDIAHARDGRIHSLHVFIEPTA; encoded by the coding sequence ATGCAAGCCAATCTGGCCAGCGTGTTCAACGAGCGCGATGCCCGGAAACGTATCGAAGCTATCGGCGAACTCTATGCTGAAGACGCGGTCCTGTACGAGCCGCCGGACACGGCAGTAGAGGGCCATGCTGCGATCTCCGAAGCGGTAGCCCGGCTGCTAGCCAAGCTGCCGGCCGACTTTGCCTTCACCGCGACCGGCCCGGCAATGGGCCACCATGGCATCGGTCGGCTGCGCTGGCAGGCCGGGCCGCCAAATGGCCCGGTCGCGGTCAGCGGCATGGACATCGCCCACGCGCGGGATGGGCGCATCCATTCTCTTCACGTCTTCATCGAACCCACCGCCTGA
- a CDS encoding LysR family transcriptional regulator, which produces METLANLESFIRSAECGSFSAAARRLGVTPAAVSRNVATLERNLRVRMFHRSSRSLTLTDDGERFLASVSDGVESIRDAIESVTTDAGKPAGVLKVSMQLTFGLDYVVPLLPAFLAQYPDVQVDWSFENRQVDLIGEGFDAAIGGGMELAPGVVAQRLAPLHVIAVASPDYIKDRELPQQPHELEDLDGVSMRSAVTGRLRVWRMRNRDGAEATLEHRARVVADDPEAICRAALMGLGVAMIAMPYVERHLESGALQRLLPDWHADLGAISLYFASHKLLPAKTRAFVDYTTNAFREQDLARRFAAE; this is translated from the coding sequence GTGGAAACACTCGCCAACCTTGAGTCTTTCATCCGGAGCGCAGAATGTGGCAGTTTCTCTGCTGCCGCCCGGCGGCTGGGCGTGACGCCAGCGGCCGTGAGCCGGAACGTGGCAACGCTGGAACGCAACCTCCGCGTTCGCATGTTTCACCGCAGCAGCCGCAGCCTGACGTTGACCGACGACGGCGAGCGGTTCCTGGCGTCAGTCTCCGACGGCGTGGAGTCCATCCGAGACGCGATTGAAAGTGTCACGACTGATGCGGGCAAGCCGGCCGGCGTGCTCAAGGTCAGCATGCAGTTGACGTTCGGCCTCGATTATGTGGTCCCGCTGCTGCCGGCCTTCCTGGCGCAATACCCCGACGTTCAGGTCGACTGGAGCTTCGAGAACCGTCAGGTCGATCTGATCGGAGAGGGCTTCGATGCCGCCATCGGCGGCGGCATGGAACTTGCGCCTGGCGTGGTGGCCCAGCGACTGGCGCCGCTTCACGTCATCGCGGTCGCTTCTCCAGACTATATCAAAGACCGAGAGCTGCCGCAGCAACCGCACGAGTTGGAGGATCTGGACGGAGTCTCCATGCGCTCGGCCGTCACTGGGCGCCTGCGTGTCTGGAGAATGCGTAACCGCGATGGCGCCGAAGCGACGCTGGAGCACAGAGCGCGCGTGGTGGCCGATGATCCCGAGGCAATTTGCCGAGCAGCCTTGATGGGATTGGGCGTGGCGATGATCGCCATGCCTTACGTGGAACGGCATCTAGAAAGTGGCGCACTTCAGCGCTTGCTGCCGGATTGGCACGCCGACCTCGGCGCCATATCGCTTTACTTTGCCAGCCATAAGTTGCTGCCGGCCAAAACCCGTGCCTTCGTAGATTATACGACAAACGCGTTTCGCGAACAGGATTTGGCACGACGATTTGCAGCGGAATGA
- a CDS encoding AraC family transcriptional regulator: MDPFVDFMRLLRPRATLSGGVEASGRWAIGYAQDNELVFCRIAHGSCQLLRPGHDPIALVSDDFVLIRTVAPFILASGPSITPVDSRELIEIAKGRIHKTVRIGDGIGGPVGLRAGKFLFDTANANFLNDLLPALIHVRSNDTALRHVRSLLALNEAEAREPGPGSEFIIVRLIELVLVDILRSQAADPDQKHGRLLAGLTDPVTAKALSSLHGNVAHAWTLAELARTCGVSRSTLAARFRQTIDMGPMEYLLRWRMALAKDELRTGRLTIGQIAEVIGFQSSSAFSTAFSRTEGCPPKDFRSRVRSEESINLH; encoded by the coding sequence TTGGATCCCTTCGTCGATTTCATGCGTTTGCTGCGACCGCGGGCTACCCTGTCGGGTGGAGTTGAAGCATCCGGGCGCTGGGCCATCGGATATGCTCAGGACAACGAGCTGGTCTTTTGCCGAATCGCTCACGGATCCTGCCAACTACTTCGTCCGGGACATGATCCGATCGCCCTCGTGTCAGACGACTTTGTCCTCATTCGCACTGTCGCACCGTTTATCTTGGCGTCCGGCCCGTCGATCACGCCCGTAGACAGCAGGGAACTCATTGAGATTGCCAAGGGTAGAATCCACAAGACTGTTCGGATTGGCGACGGTATCGGCGGGCCCGTAGGCTTGCGGGCTGGCAAATTCCTGTTCGACACGGCCAACGCCAACTTTTTGAATGACCTTTTACCGGCGCTCATTCACGTCCGGTCCAACGATACCGCCTTGCGCCACGTACGGAGCTTGCTTGCCCTGAATGAGGCCGAGGCGCGCGAACCGGGGCCCGGCAGCGAATTCATCATTGTTCGCCTCATCGAACTCGTCCTCGTCGATATTCTTCGCTCACAGGCTGCAGACCCGGATCAAAAGCATGGGCGATTGCTTGCGGGCCTGACAGACCCCGTGACGGCAAAGGCGCTGTCCTCGCTGCATGGCAATGTCGCGCACGCCTGGACCCTTGCCGAACTCGCGCGGACCTGCGGCGTCTCGCGCTCGACACTTGCGGCTCGCTTCCGCCAAACAATTGACATGGGGCCCATGGAGTACTTGCTACGCTGGCGGATGGCGTTGGCTAAGGACGAACTGCGCACTGGTCGGCTGACGATCGGCCAGATTGCGGAAGTTATTGGTTTTCAATCGTCGAGCGCATTCAGCACAGCTTTTTCACGCACTGAAGGATGCCCTCCAAAGGATTTTCGCAGCAGGGTACGGTCCGAAGAGTCGATCAACCTCCATTAG
- a CDS encoding NAD(P)/FAD-dependent oxidoreductase: MTTDSAAARDMLIDAAFDVDALREKYRQERERRLRPEGIEQFVELTGDFSRYVDDPYADSDFIRPAISKEVDVLVAGGGFGGLSAAAQLRKNGWRDLTIVEKGGDFGGTWYWNRYPGAQCDIETYCYLPLLEETGYAPSLKYAFAPEILEHAQRIGKMFDLYKDALFQTEITGMRWLEDEGRWLCATSRGDAIKARFVVQTNGILDRPKLPGIPGIASFNGHTFHTSRWDYHYTGGSNEGGLDKLADKRVAVIGTGATAIQCIPHLARHAKHLYVVQRTPSCVDERRNAPTDFAWMSSLSAGWQAARRRNFVALTSGVPQPEDLVGDGWTEIARTVGGYLSADLDETSDESRAQVGELADFQKMNKIRARVEAIVDDAQTAEALKPWYRQFCKRPTFNDDYLDSFNRPNVTLIDTKGRGLDAVTEAGLQFDGQEYAVDCIIFATGFEVGTSFVRRMGFETIGRDGKALSDAWSQGLRSLHGVMVHEFPNLFHMGINQNAPSYCVTYHLDEQAEHIVAILGHARAAGARYVEPTQASEQSWVATIRAKSGATLAFQRECTPSYLNNEGKADGPLNEIYGGGSIEFSELIRDWREQGMPGLELR, from the coding sequence ATGACCACCGATAGCGCGGCGGCGCGCGACATGCTGATCGACGCAGCCTTCGACGTGGATGCGCTGCGCGAAAAGTATCGCCAGGAGCGCGAGAGGCGCCTCCGACCTGAAGGAATCGAACAGTTCGTCGAGTTGACCGGCGACTTCAGCCGCTATGTCGATGACCCTTACGCGGATTCTGACTTCATCCGGCCAGCCATATCCAAGGAGGTGGATGTCCTCGTAGCCGGAGGTGGCTTCGGCGGCCTGTCAGCCGCGGCGCAGCTTCGCAAGAACGGATGGCGCGACCTCACAATCGTTGAGAAGGGCGGCGATTTCGGGGGGACTTGGTATTGGAATCGGTATCCCGGAGCACAGTGCGATATCGAGACGTACTGCTACCTTCCGCTCCTCGAGGAGACGGGATACGCACCGTCCCTGAAATACGCCTTCGCGCCCGAGATTCTGGAGCACGCCCAGCGCATCGGCAAGATGTTCGATCTGTACAAGGACGCGCTGTTCCAAACCGAAATAACGGGAATGCGGTGGCTGGAGGATGAAGGCCGCTGGCTGTGCGCCACCAGTCGTGGAGACGCTATCAAGGCTCGCTTTGTCGTCCAGACCAATGGAATTCTCGATCGCCCGAAGTTGCCTGGTATTCCAGGTATCGCCTCTTTCAACGGCCATACTTTCCATACTAGCCGCTGGGACTACCACTATACCGGCGGCAGCAACGAGGGCGGCCTCGACAAGCTAGCGGACAAACGCGTCGCAGTGATCGGCACCGGCGCAACCGCTATCCAATGCATTCCTCACCTCGCGCGCCACGCCAAGCACCTTTACGTGGTTCAGCGCACCCCGTCCTGCGTCGACGAGCGCCGCAATGCGCCTACCGATTTCGCGTGGATGAGCTCGCTTTCGGCTGGCTGGCAAGCGGCGCGGCGTCGCAATTTCGTTGCCTTGACCTCGGGCGTTCCGCAGCCAGAAGATCTGGTCGGCGACGGTTGGACGGAAATCGCCCGAACCGTCGGTGGCTACCTGTCGGCGGACCTAGACGAGACCTCCGACGAAAGTCGCGCGCAAGTGGGGGAGCTGGCCGACTTCCAAAAGATGAACAAGATCCGGGCGCGGGTTGAAGCAATTGTTGATGATGCTCAGACCGCAGAGGCGCTCAAGCCGTGGTATCGTCAGTTCTGCAAGCGCCCAACGTTCAACGACGACTATCTGGACAGTTTCAACCGCCCCAACGTGACCTTGATTGACACCAAGGGCCGCGGTCTCGATGCCGTGACCGAGGCTGGGCTGCAATTCGATGGCCAGGAATATGCGGTCGACTGCATCATCTTCGCCACGGGTTTCGAGGTCGGAACCAGCTTTGTCAGGCGCATGGGCTTCGAAACCATCGGCCGCGACGGAAAGGCTCTCTCGGACGCGTGGTCCCAAGGCCTCCGCTCGCTCCATGGCGTCATGGTGCACGAGTTTCCCAACCTGTTTCACATGGGTATCAATCAAAATGCCCCTTCCTATTGCGTAACCTACCACCTCGATGAGCAAGCAGAGCACATCGTCGCGATCCTGGGCCACGCTCGGGCAGCCGGCGCCCGATACGTCGAGCCCACTCAGGCGAGCGAGCAGTCATGGGTCGCCACCATTCGCGCCAAGAGCGGCGCTACCCTCGCGTTCCAGCGCGAATGCACGCCGAGTTATCTCAACAACGAGGGCAAGGCCGACGGTCCGCTGAACGAGATTTATGGGGGCGGCTCTATCGAATTTTCGGAGCTGATCCGGGACTGGCGCGAGCAAGGCATGCCGGGCCTCGAGCTTCGATAA
- a CDS encoding glutathione S-transferase family protein, protein MLELYHALTSTCSQKVRFCLAEKGLTWVDRHVDILSDSHLTPDYLALNPLGVVPTLVHDGQAVTESSVICEYIDDVFPSPCLAPSGAYQKAQMRSWMAFFSEIPTSFIRVVTLHMLTKSKQDAVSEEDYIANTERRPVRKYIFRKMGRGGFPADEIKSAFDGLRQTAERVDEQLKASEWIAGDQFSLADIVLLPSIDRLEDLGLDAVWAGLPRFGDWWSRVKSRPAYAQAYPKGSRFSHYAPDVRVRAREVYRQELTQFLQASLQGSRRAVRESIVAV, encoded by the coding sequence GTGCTCGAACTATATCATGCGCTGACCTCGACGTGCAGTCAAAAGGTGCGCTTTTGCTTGGCCGAGAAGGGCCTGACTTGGGTCGACCGGCATGTCGACATTCTTTCCGACAGCCACCTCACTCCGGACTATCTTGCACTCAACCCGCTGGGAGTGGTGCCGACGCTTGTCCATGACGGGCAGGCAGTCACGGAATCGTCCGTCATCTGCGAATACATCGACGACGTGTTTCCCAGCCCCTGTCTGGCTCCATCGGGCGCATACCAGAAGGCGCAGATGCGCTCCTGGATGGCGTTTTTCTCCGAAATTCCGACAAGTTTCATCCGCGTCGTGACCCTCCACATGCTTACAAAATCGAAGCAGGACGCGGTTTCGGAAGAAGACTACATCGCAAACACCGAGAGGCGGCCCGTCCGCAAATACATCTTTCGCAAGATGGGTCGCGGCGGCTTCCCCGCCGACGAGATCAAGTCCGCGTTCGACGGCCTTCGCCAGACCGCTGAACGCGTCGACGAGCAACTGAAAGCCTCCGAGTGGATCGCAGGCGACCAGTTCTCCCTCGCCGATATCGTCCTGTTGCCATCGATCGATCGGCTCGAGGATCTTGGGCTGGACGCCGTCTGGGCCGGACTTCCTCGATTTGGGGACTGGTGGAGCCGTGTGAAGTCTAGGCCGGCCTACGCTCAGGCTTACCCCAAGGGATCCCGGTTCTCGCATTATGCGCCCGATGTCAGAGTCCGCGCGCGTGAGGTTTACAGGCAGGAGCTGACACAATTCCTACAGGCAAGCCTGCAAGGCTCCCGCAGGGCTGTTCGAGAAAGTATCGTTGCGGTCTGA